The Sabethes cyaneus chromosome 1, idSabCyanKW18_F2, whole genome shotgun sequence DNA segment GTCTCGTCTTAATGAACAGCAGAAAGCCAAACTGGAAAtggttaaaataaaatttaaaatagctGAAGGAGAAAATTTGGATACCACTACGTTAATTAGTCATCGAATTGAGCTCACGGAAGAGGCTAAAAAGCTACCTCCGGCTCGAATTAACCCATTTCCTACGTCTCCGTCGAGACAGGAACAGATAAACGCGGAATTAGATAACATGTTGCATgcgaaaatcattgaaaaatccTATAGCGATTGGGCATTGCGTCTTGTACCTGTAGACAAGCCAGATGGCACGGTGCGTCTGTGCCTAGACGCGAGAAAATTAAACGAACGAACCATTCGAGATTCGTATCCGTTACCCCATGCCGATAGAATATTAAGTAGACTAGGGGCGGCAGAATTTATAACTACTATCGATTTATCGAAAGCTTTCTTACAAATTCCTTTGCACCCCAGATCGCGTAAATACACTGCATTTTCCGTGTTAGGCCGTGGACTCTATCAGTTCACCCGAATGCCCTTCGGATTGGTTAACAGTCCGGCAACGCTGTCGCGGCTGATGGACCGTGTGCTAGGAGGAGGAGAGTTAGAACCAAACGTATTCGTTTATCTCGATGACATTATAATTGTCAGCGATACGTTTGAAGAACATTTGGCTTTATTGGAAGAAGTAGCAGCCAGATTACAAGGTGCTAATCTGTccataaatattaataaatctCGCTTCTGTGTACCGGAAGTCCCATATTTAGGGTACATCTTGAGTCGAGGAGGTCTAAGACCAAACCCCGATAGGGTCTCGGCTATCGTTAATTACGAACGGCCCACCTCACTGAGGGCTTTGCGAAGATTTTTGGGTATGTGTAACTACTACAGGAGGTTCCTGGCCAACTATAGTGAGGTTACACAGCCTTTAACTAACTTGTTGCGGAACAAACCTAAGTCGATCCACTGGAACGACCAGGCCGAAGCCGCATTTATAAATATCAAAAATCTTCTAATAAGTGCCCCGGTATTAACCAATCCAGACTTTAAACTTCCGTTTGCGATCCATTGCGATGCTAGCGATGGCGCAATAGCAGGCGTGTTAACGCAAACGCACGATGGAGTGGAGAAACCTGTCGCTTTTTACTCACAAAAGTTGACATCCACTCAACAAAGGTATTTTGCGACTGAGAAGGAGGGCTTAGCCGTTCTCAGGTCGATAGAAAAATTCCGGTGTTACCTGGAAGGCACCAAGTTTACGGTATACACCGATGCCTCTGCTTTAACGTACATAATGCGAAGCAGCTGGCGAACATCTTCTCGTTTATGTCGGTGGAGCATTGATCTCCAGCGCCACGACATGGAAATAATACACAGAAAAGGTTCTGATAACATTGTAGCGGACGCATTGTCCCGGTCCGTAGAAGAATGTGAGGTAAAATCCGGATGGTATGCTGAAATGatagaaaaagttaaaaattgtcCCGAGAAATTTAAAGattttaaaatagagaaaaatatTCTCAAAAAGTTAGTTTCCTCCCCTGATGAAATTTTGGATTACCGCTTTTCATGGAAAACGTGTATTCCCGAAGTCATGAGAGAAAGAATTTTAGTTGAAGAGCACGATGATAGCCTTCATTTAGGAGCCGAGAAAACCTTGGcaaaagtaagaaaaaaatattactgGCCTAAGATGGCCCACGAGGTAAAAGAATATATAAGAAAATGTACTATGTGTAAACAAAATAAGCCGTGCAACCGAGCGCAGCTACCTGAACCAGGAAAGCAACGGCTTACAACTAAACCCTTTCAAATTATTGCGCTAGATTATATTCAATCACTTCCTAGAAGCAAGAACGGTAACGCACACCTGTTGGTTATAATGGATCTGTTCTCAAAGTGGAGTCTGCTAGTACCGGTAAAACGAATAGCAGCTCCACAGGTAGTAAAAATATTAGAAGAGGCATGGTTTAGAAGGTACTCGGTACCAGAATTTCTGATTTCGGATAATGCCACAACGTTTCTTTCCAAAGAATTCAAAGCACTTCTTTCAAAATATGGGGTTCAACACTGGGCCACTTCCCGGCATCACAGCCAGGCCAACCCAGTTGAAAGGTTGAACCGCACCATAAATTCTTGTATTCGATCCTAtgtaaaaataaaccaaaaagaATGGGATAGTCGCATTTCTGAAATAGaatattgtttaaataattctcCACATAGTGCAAGTGGATTCTCCCCCTATCGGATTCTGTTCGGACACGAAATCATAAGTAAAGCAGAAGAACACCGAATGGATAGGGACGAGAGAGATTTGTCTGAAGAGGAAAGAATGGAAAGGAAAAGGGAAATCGATAAAACTATTTATTCCATAGTACAGAAAAATTTAAGAAAAGCGcatgaaaaagttataaataCCTACCATTTACGATCGAAGAACGTTGCACCGGTCTACAGTGTCGGTCAGCGGGTCTTCAAAAGAAATTTCCGTCAGTCGTCGGCCGCCGAGGGATACAACTCCAAGCTGGATGCCCTGTATCTTCCGTGCACGATCCTAGCAAGAGTCGGTACAAgtttgtatgaactggccgatGAAGCAGGAAAACCCATTGGGGTATTTTCTGTAGCCGATCTGAAGCCCGAATGATAAACAGCGACATTCTTATAGCCTTCAAAACTGGGGGCAGTGAAATAGAAAACTGATACTGCGGACGTCTCTGCAAAAACACTGACCGTAAGAGAGTACACATGAGGATCCCGCTAACACTTTTGATAATTGATGCTTTTTCTTAGCCTTGGTTTACCTTAGATAGTTCCGATCGTCTccttcaaatgaaattttgctgatcaGCAGAAACCCACGCGAACGAAGAAGTTATTTAACACCGATTAATGTAGGGATAAATTCTGCGATTTCGAGCGCTCCAGCAGAAATTCCTTTTAACGACACAATCGAAGACGTCGTCTTGATAAACCGCAGAATATTTCGCGAAAATTCGGTATATTTGTAgaggaaaaaaaaacacgagaaaTTAAACGATTATCACTAGTCCGTAGAAAAACGTGCAAATGAAACTCagatgaaaatttttgacaATTCTACACGTAGGTGTAGTAGTGTAATGAGATCTCTGAGTTCTCTTTAGACTTCTTTGCAGTTAAGTAGAAAGATAGAACGAGGGTCACAAAGTCCGTAACCAGATAGTACTGGAATTGAATTtatgaaaataaactaattaccAGTAAACACTGTCTGAGATTGAGGTGGTAATTTGTCAAATATTGAAAGTCTAGAGAGAGAGGAGGGGTCGATGGGGTATTGTAACCGATGGTTACAAGTTTTTATATTGTCTCCGCCAATTTAGAATGCTATTTCAAACTGCTCGAAAACGCCCCTTCCTAAGTCCACCCCCGAGCAAACTGTCGACAGTTGGAGTGATAGCTCTCCAAGTCTGCGGACGGAGAGATGATTCTGAGAGGAAAGGTTGCTCCGATGTGGATAGCGAGTACCCATCGCTGGGCGAGCTGTCATCTGTGTGGGTTATAGCGTTCCACGTCTTATAGACGGATCGGTAACTCAGGCGGGACGGCTCGACCAAATGGAACACAATGACCGTATGGGTTATATCATTCCATGTCTGCGGACGGAACGGTAACTCACGGTGGTAAGCTTCCTTAATACACTCACGAAGACTCGCAACAGTATGGGTGATAACCATCCAAGCCTGCGGGCGGACGGATCACGCATACATAGCCGCGCACAGATACGTCGGAGATGTAACCAAGGTATTCAATACCACAGGATGACACTACCGAGGGAATTGTCCAAAAACGGCCTATTGTTTGGAATCGGAAAGCTTTTGAAAGCCCGATTCCAAActgacagaagctttaaaaagGCTCTATTCAAATAACTAGAGAGTATTCGATCTCGGAAGCTAACCGAAGTTAGAAGTGCGCGCGGTATTCGAAACGAgaagttttgtttaaatttataTTATCTCTTTCTGTATAATGTTTTGTGTAAATTGTAAAAGAGGCAAGGtgtgaagaagaaaaacaactaTACCAAGTTATCAAAGCAAATCAAATTAGTGAAAGTAATAGTGCCAAAAATAGTAGAAACAAAAAGGTCCTTGAGGGGCCTTTTATTCTCAATTCTGGTTTTCACAGATATCGGATCGTTTAAATTTCCTTCACTGCCTTCATCCGTGGCGGTGACGATCGACTTCGTCCACCATCAGCACATACCGGTTGCTTCCAAAAGCCAGCAATACCGGAGATCGACACTACGTTGCGGGGCGGTTGAAGCCAGTCCACGCCAGAATCATCCCACTAGCCAGGGCGAGGCTAACCATACTGGCACGCTCTATGCCGGGAATGGTGAAACGCCCAGTTCAACAACGGACCGAAGAGACGAGGAAAGCCTTGAAAGTATACACCAGCAACATGAAAAGCGCGCAAGTAATCTAGGCTAAGCATAATCATTGTAGGGCCAGGGAAAAATAAAATGGCAAGGTAGACGTTAAACCTATTCTTTTCAACTTCACTGAACATTATCCTATAGTATAAATTCTATTGCTGTTCGCGAATCGGACTCAAAAGGAGTCGGCAGCCCTCGTCTGTTAGTTTCCACTTCGAACGACTGACTGGTTGTTTGGTTGATCCTTTGCAGCATCCCGGTACATGGTAAGATTATCCCTTTGGTTACAGTTATTCGTGAAAATTGGTTTGCTTCGGCTATTGCTGTCCCCGAGTGAAGTTACGTGAGTGTATTAATTTAGCCCAGAGACCCACACACCCTATTCCCTATCTGCATTTCCCCTCCCCAACCGCTGAGCAGTTAGAGGCTAACAGTATTTAAAACGCGCGAATATGAATGCCTTCTTTTTTACATGActttgtatttttaattttaaactttccaatgcttTAAAAAGATTTCAAATTGCACGATCCCATCAAAAGAAATAGCCAAAACACAAAAACTGCTTCAAACGGGGACATTTCCCTACCTACCAaggaattttaaataaaatttgagGCATTTGTTCTAGTATTGGTTTATGTAGAGCCAATTTTCATCACGCTCTAGTAAATAAAATTGAAACCATCAACTTAACAGATCGAAATAAATTCATAAAGAAGTGCGTTGACTTTAAAGAGATAACGAATTAATGCGCCTGAATGTCTTTcttttaataattatttattaaaCAGCATTGCAGGCGCAACTGTGCGTTACTCTTGTTTCTGTTCAGCTTCCCCGGAATAAGATGGCAAATTTGTTATTCTTTTTTCACATTTATTGTACaaattttgattgttttgaTATAAATTTGATCCCGTCTAGtgatagttcaaacaataaaaatgaCGGCGTGATAGTCTTATAGAATCTAGTAGAAATATAAGTATTCTAAAACTTGTAAATCAAATCATGGCAAACATCTCAAAGACATTCTTTCACCATGCAAATCGCCGAGATCGCTCAATTTTCTCAAGTTTTCTTCGCAAAACCTGCAACGACAGATAAATTTGTCATTAGAACTGTTCCATAAAGTGGAAGGAAATCGGTTTATACCTGATTTTCGAGATCGATTTGACGTTGCTTCTTCTTGCGATTAACGGCGGCACTCGTAGTTCGAGAATTGTTTGCCGGCTGGAAAATAGACAATTTTGATTATTCCAATCAATTAAGAAACTTCAACGATATGATAGCTCACCGTACTGATTGCAGTCGCATTACTTTTTGGCATAGTTTTCAAAGTTGGCTTGGAAGTCATAATCCTCTGCAGCAGTAGTTGATTGTGCCTTTCAATTTCGCGCACGCGATCCCTGGTAAAAGACATATTTTGCGTGCTCTTCACCTTACCCGAAATGGTTTTACCGGACGAACAGGATGGTAAGGAAATGTCACTCAAACTATTTTTAATAATGTCCATGTGAAAAAGATGTCCACTTTCGTCAAAGTCTTCCGGTTCGGAACTTAGCAGGTCCACCTGAAAGCCACTGCTTTCTTCTCTCTCTTCCCGTTTTGATCTTCGACGACGATAGTCGCCCCgtaccgatgacgacgacgaaccGGATATCGAGCTTAGAACGTCATCG contains these protein-coding regions:
- the LOC128732637 gene encoding protein hemingway; translation: MSSCSEKRDKQQCTNSLLPDSSSCSGSTSSSWDKTEYDSFRTEKPFTRDDDVLSSISGSSSSSVRGDYRRRRSKREEREESSGFQVDLLSSEPEDFDESGHLFHMDIIKNSLSDISLPSCSSGKTISGKVKSTQNMSFTRDRVREIERHNQLLLQRIMTSKPTLKTMPKSNATAISTPANNSRTTSAAVNRKKKQRQIDLENQVLRRKLEKIERSRRFAW